From the Diadema setosum chromosome 3, eeDiaSeto1, whole genome shotgun sequence genome, the window TGAAGATGACCCGGGTCAGGATAAAGTTGGCGAGGAAGGCGAGTGTGCTTAGAAAGAATGCCATCATCATAGTGACGAATGGAACCCTTGCCGCAAGGGTTGACTCGGGCCTCGGGAATGCGCTTAGCAAAATGATGTAGGCGATGCCGGCGTTCTGTATGCCCGTTTCGAATGCAATGGCGAGTACCTGGGCCTTCTTGAGACGTACTATCATCGCGATTGTCCCCCCAAGGAGGGCACCAAAGAGAGGAAGCATAAGGGACGCGAGGTAGACATCCCAGGGAGAATAAAAAATGTGGAGCTGGAACGGAATGTTCAGCCCCCCAACTATGACGAAGGTAAAAGCGACGAAAGGCTTTACGATCTTCTTTGCCTTCTTGTCTGCATCGGGAAACTTGAGGCGAATGAGGATGCCGACGAAAAGAGGGGTGATCATAGTCACGAGCTGAATCGCGATTTGATCGAAAGGAGTATCAAGCTGTTCGTCCACGATGAAACGGATGTAGATGAAGATGTTGAGTGGCATGGTGCCAAGCGCGAGAACAGACGAAAACGCCGTCATCGTCACGCTCAGCATGTAGTCAGCGTTCACAAGAACGCTCAAGTGGTTGCTCATATTCCCTCCGGGACAGCAGCCGGCGAGTAGGAGACCGACTGCTGCAGCAGTTTCCATCTGTAGCATCTTACCGATCCCGAAGGAGAGGGCTGGCATGACTACGAACTGGCAGAAACAGCCGATGCTGATTCCCAGTGGTCGGCGAAGGCATTCCCAAATAACTTTCAAGTCTAGCAGAATTCCCATCAGGAGGTAAGTGATGACAAGGGGCACATTAAACAGGTAGTTGACGATCACCTGAAACTGGCTCTGGTGGAGAGTTACCTTCACCGGAACCTCTGCCCTGACTGTGGCCTCCATCGACCCAACTTCAGACACCATGACTTTTAGACTGGACACGCTGAGGTGGCGCCCGCGCAAGACCAGTTTGTAAGTGATCGGCAGCGTCGTGTTGCTGTTCAGCGGAAATCGCACTCCAGAGCCGTTCGTGATGACGAAATCGAAGTCACTGGCGCTCTCGAAGTACAGCTCACTGGGTGGTCCATTGTATTCGACGAGTGTGATGTTGACATCGACTGACTGGCCCTCGTTTACGAAGACGTCGGTGAAGTTGTTGAAGGATATTTGGGCGATGGTTGAAGATGCCGCTCCGATGATTGTCATCAGGAAGAGCAGACGACCCGACCGGGGagccattttcttcttcttcgttttctgAGGGAAATATAGGCAACGCATCAGTTagttgaaatattccattccactCCAGTATAATCACAGTCGTTTacattcaatatttcttttgaCTAAATACCATAGGCTCCGAATGCCACTCAATTtcagcaccaaaaaaaaaaaaaaaaaaaaaaaaatgatcctgATTTGAAATCGCACTTTTCTAGAAATATTGGTTGTATATCATGAACCTGTATCATGTGACAATCACCGTTCCCTTATACAACCATGCCGGAAGCACGACATACTATGACGTCTTAACgtgaaaaataaatacattgcatataaaataaaggagacctccggatgactttcacactt encodes:
- the LOC140226397 gene encoding ileal sodium/bile acid cotransporter-like, translating into MAPRSGRLLFLMTIIGAASSTIAQISFNNFTDVFVNEGQSVDVNITLVEYNGPPSELYFESASDFDFVITNGSGVRFPLNSNTTLPITYKLVLRGRHLSVSSLKVMVSEVGSMEATVRAEVPVKVTLHQSQFQVIVNYLFNVPLVITYLLMGILLDLKVIWECLRRPLGISIGCFCQFVVMPALSFGIGKMLQMETAAAVGLLLAGCCPGGNMSNHLSVLVNADYMLSVTMTAFSSVLALGTMPLNIFIYIRFIVDEQLDTPFDQIAIQLVTMITPLFVGILIRLKFPDADKKAKKIVKPFVAFTFVIVGGLNIPFQLHIFYSPWDVYLASLMLPLFGALLGGTIAMIVRLKKAQVLAIAFETGIQNAGIAYIILLSAFPRPESTLAARVPFVTMMMAFFLSTLAFLANFILTRVIFKNRSKDGDSESSVLDDKDAITSVGKYKSNVSDSGVEDDTGLYSFPSKESEKDLTTLTNHAYINDQDSVI